The proteins below come from a single Salinilacihabitans rarus genomic window:
- a CDS encoding Cdc6/Cdc18 family protein, with the protein MSDEEPHTTDSGRDVDLGDSPGFAASVEGADVGGEESNQGLFDDLLSGEPIFENKEVLRPSYTPHELPHRNDQINKMATILVAALRGETPSNILIYGKTGTGKTASAKFVSKELESTSKKYSVPCDVEYINCEVTDTQYRVLAQLANKFIEENERVIDDRVASLESLAEAVEAFEDAPGSPPTIDEDLYPSSGPDSRSVDLLSGDSPVETEGSDGGDSDGVSPEGPAHPLADTPFSSTEEIDERIESLEADRDSFEEVPMTGWPTDRVYNVFFDAVDYSERVVVIMLDEIDKLVEKSGDDTLYNLSRMNSELENSRVSIIGISNDLKFTDFLDPRVKSSLGEEEIVFPPYDANQLRDILQHRSEVAFKEGALSPDVIPLCAAFAAQEHGDARRALDLLRTAGELAERAQAETVDEEHVRQAQDKIELDRVVEVVRTLPTQSKIVLFATILLEKNGVHNINTGEVYNIYKRLCEEIDADVLTQRRVTDLISELDMLGIVNAVVVSKGRYGRTKEISLSVPLEETEAVLVSDSRLSDIDDVQPFVQARFEN; encoded by the coding sequence ATGTCCGACGAGGAACCACACACGACGGATTCAGGTCGAGACGTCGACCTCGGTGACTCTCCCGGGTTCGCGGCGAGCGTCGAGGGGGCCGACGTCGGCGGCGAGGAGTCCAACCAGGGGCTGTTCGACGACCTGCTCAGCGGCGAACCGATCTTCGAGAACAAGGAAGTCCTGCGTCCCTCGTACACGCCCCACGAACTTCCCCACCGGAACGATCAGATCAACAAGATGGCGACGATCCTCGTCGCCGCGCTCCGCGGGGAGACGCCCTCGAACATCCTGATCTACGGCAAGACCGGGACGGGAAAGACGGCGAGCGCGAAGTTCGTCAGCAAGGAACTCGAGAGCACCTCGAAGAAGTACAGCGTCCCCTGCGACGTCGAGTACATCAACTGCGAGGTCACCGACACGCAGTACCGGGTACTCGCCCAGCTTGCGAACAAGTTCATCGAGGAGAACGAGCGCGTGATCGACGACCGCGTCGCCTCGCTCGAATCGCTCGCCGAGGCGGTCGAAGCGTTCGAGGACGCCCCGGGGTCGCCGCCGACGATCGACGAGGATTTGTACCCGAGTTCCGGACCGGATAGTCGATCCGTCGACCTGCTGTCGGGCGATTCTCCAGTTGAAACGGAGGGGTCTGACGGCGGCGACAGCGACGGCGTCTCGCCGGAGGGGCCGGCCCACCCCCTCGCCGACACGCCGTTCTCGTCGACCGAGGAGATCGACGAGCGGATCGAGTCGCTGGAGGCCGACCGCGACTCCTTCGAGGAGGTGCCGATGACCGGGTGGCCGACCGACCGGGTCTACAACGTCTTCTTCGACGCGGTCGACTACTCCGAGCGCGTGGTCGTCATCATGCTCGACGAGATCGACAAACTGGTCGAGAAGAGCGGCGACGACACCCTCTACAACCTCTCGCGGATGAACTCCGAACTCGAGAACTCGCGGGTGTCGATCATCGGCATCTCGAACGACCTCAAGTTCACCGACTTCCTCGACCCCCGGGTAAAGTCCTCGCTGGGCGAGGAGGAGATCGTCTTCCCGCCGTACGACGCAAACCAGTTGCGCGACATCCTCCAGCACCGCTCGGAGGTCGCGTTCAAGGAGGGCGCGCTCTCGCCGGACGTGATCCCGCTGTGTGCGGCGTTTGCCGCCCAGGAGCACGGCGACGCCCGCCGGGCGCTCGACCTCCTGCGGACGGCGGGCGAACTCGCCGAGCGCGCCCAGGCGGAGACGGTCGACGAGGAGCACGTCCGGCAGGCCCAGGACAAGATCGAACTCGACCGCGTCGTCGAGGTCGTCCGCACCCTCCCGACGCAGTCGAAGATCGTCCTGTTCGCTACGATTCTGCTCGAAAAGAACGGCGTCCACAACATCAACACCGGCGAGGTCTACAACATCTACAAGCGCCTCTGCGAGGAGATCGACGCCGACGTCCTCACGCAGCGACGCGTGACGGACCTCATCAGCGAACTCGACATGCTCGGCATCGTCAACGCCGTCGTCGTCTCGAAGGGCCGCTACGGCCGCACCAAGGAGATCAGCCTCTCGGTCCCGCTCGAAGAAACGGAGGCCGTCCTCGTCTCGGACTCGCGGCTGTCGGACATCGACGACGTCCAGCCGTTCGTGCAGGCCCGCTTCGAGAACTGA
- a CDS encoding Era-like GTP-binding protein, producing MGLFTELKDSISRVTDRLFSAEEPKRIGIYGPPNAGKTTLANRIARDWTGDVVGAESRIPHETRRARRKENVEIERDGKTVTIDIVDTPGVTTKVDYEEFTDEMDKEDAIRRSREATEGVAEAMHWLREDVDGVVYVLDSAEDPITQVNTMLIGIIESRDLPVLIFANKIDLEESSVKRIEDAFPQHRTVPLSAKEGDNMDEVYDSIAEYFG from the coding sequence ATGGGACTGTTCACAGAACTCAAAGATAGTATCTCTCGCGTTACGGACCGCCTGTTCTCCGCGGAGGAGCCGAAACGGATCGGTATCTACGGGCCGCCGAACGCGGGGAAGACGACACTCGCCAACCGTATCGCCCGCGACTGGACCGGCGACGTGGTCGGCGCCGAGAGCCGCATTCCACACGAAACGCGACGTGCCCGCCGCAAGGAGAACGTCGAGATCGAACGCGACGGGAAGACGGTGACCATCGACATCGTCGACACGCCCGGGGTGACCACCAAGGTCGACTACGAGGAGTTCACCGACGAGATGGACAAGGAGGACGCGATCCGTCGGTCGAGGGAAGCGACCGAGGGGGTCGCCGAGGCGATGCACTGGCTGCGCGAGGACGTCGACGGCGTCGTCTACGTCCTCGACAGCGCCGAGGACCCCATCACGCAGGTCAACACGATGCTGATCGGGATCATCGAGTCCCGCGACCTCCCGGTGCTCATCTTCGCGAACAAGATCGACCTCGAGGAGTCGAGCGTCAAGCGCATCGAGGACGCCTTCCCGCAACACCGGACCGTCCCCCTGTCGGCGAAAGAAGGTGACAACATGGACGAAGTGTACGACAGCATCGCGGAGTACTTCGGGTGA
- a CDS encoding DUF2073 domain-containing protein, with amino-acid sequence MPEATEADDLDPGDGVRIDLISSERMEGLATMEKIRMILDGVHEGNIVILEEGLTPDEESRLIEATMAEITPDEFNGIEIETYPKAGSRESSLIGRLMGGDGGANKLTVIGPANQIQTLHKDETLISALVSRQ; translated from the coding sequence ATGCCTGAAGCAACGGAAGCGGACGACCTCGACCCCGGTGACGGCGTCAGGATCGATCTGATCAGTTCGGAGCGGATGGAGGGGTTGGCGACCATGGAGAAGATCCGGATGATCCTCGACGGAGTCCACGAGGGCAACATCGTCATCCTCGAGGAGGGGCTGACGCCGGACGAGGAGAGCAGATTGATCGAGGCGACGATGGCCGAGATCACTCCCGACGAGTTCAACGGGATCGAGATCGAGACGTACCCCAAAGCCGGCTCGCGCGAGTCTTCGCTGATCGGACGTCTCATGGGCGGCGACGGCGGGGCGAACAAACTCACCGTGATCGGCCCGGCGAACCAGATCCAGACGCTCCACAAGGACGAAACGCTCATCAGCGCGCTCGTCTCCCGACAATAA
- a CDS encoding OapC/ArvC family zinc-ribbon domain-containing protein: MPHQCTNCGRRFPDGSKEMLAGCPDCGGNKFQFTPKRSDRAEQSKRSGDAATDPDRQSRSPDSGPSPSNESSAGASTEADRGGPGGRARFADDGDRSRPSTDGADARRSRTSPGEFSEWPETARRPEDREGSTSQRAADRSASARRDPDRSPSRGRDADRRPPTSGTERSPAGEPESENDAQADARSEVVSSDELPSRSERSGGPDVAGGPGVAPERGRVVSEPSSDERPSIDQLREELNDQFESIKIVRPGEYELNLMELYDREEYIVSLQEDGRYVIDVPESWRGGE; encoded by the coding sequence ATGCCCCACCAGTGTACGAACTGCGGCCGTCGATTCCCCGACGGCTCGAAGGAGATGCTCGCGGGGTGTCCCGACTGCGGCGGCAACAAGTTCCAGTTTACCCCCAAGCGGTCGGATCGGGCGGAGCAGTCGAAGCGGTCGGGGGACGCCGCGACCGACCCCGACCGCCAGTCGCGCTCGCCCGACTCCGGCCCGTCGCCGTCGAACGAGTCGTCGGCCGGGGCCTCGACCGAGGCCGACCGGGGCGGCCCGGGCGGACGCGCCCGATTCGCGGACGACGGCGACCGCTCCCGGCCGTCGACGGACGGCGCGGACGCCCGGCGCTCTCGCACCTCGCCGGGGGAGTTCTCGGAGTGGCCCGAGACCGCCCGTCGGCCGGAGGATCGCGAGGGGTCGACGTCGCAGCGCGCCGCCGACCGCTCCGCCTCCGCTCGCCGCGATCCGGATCGGTCCCCGTCGCGCGGCCGCGACGCGGACCGCCGACCGCCGACGTCGGGCACGGAACGATCGCCCGCGGGCGAACCCGAGTCGGAGAACGACGCTCAGGCTGACGCCCGGAGCGAGGTCGTCTCGTCCGACGAACTGCCCTCGCGGTCGGAGCGGTCCGGCGGACCGGACGTGGCGGGCGGCCCCGGCGTGGCGCCCGAGCGCGGCCGGGTCGTCAGCGAACCCTCGTCCGACGAACGCCCGTCGATCGACCAGCTACGCGAGGAACTCAACGACCAGTTCGAGAGCATCAAGATCGTCCGCCCCGGCGAGTACGAACTCAACCTGATGGAACTGTACGACCGCGAGGAGTACATCGTCTCACTGCAGGAGGACGGCCGGTACGTCATCGACGTCCCCGAGTCCTGGCGCGGCGGCGAGTAA
- a CDS encoding DUF7089 family protein gives MFEPRELSGAVERVREERAPEALVFDCARDFETLPPAQAEDLGLFVDSLEPTGYPAEWLPPDAPTLLARYASDDFTIGMPGDGSVVWTRQTDPPVLLVKPRVQGSPTSFVDFLLAEALVEVDLGVPEHFLGFFEDGYRDLDAAVPLDPNATYQVAAALYDGWTGLATREVFTDWHEDNPALADAWQDAGTRLEGRVAGLPGAVARGETDVADATELACAAIKHAIELPAPFAALDTDAYREHGPAYAVRWAEKTFDALAESEG, from the coding sequence ATGTTCGAGCCCCGGGAGCTATCGGGCGCGGTCGAGCGCGTTCGCGAGGAGCGCGCCCCCGAGGCCCTCGTCTTCGACTGCGCGCGGGACTTCGAGACGCTCCCGCCGGCACAGGCCGAGGACCTCGGACTGTTCGTCGACTCGCTCGAACCCACAGGCTACCCGGCCGAGTGGCTCCCGCCGGACGCGCCCACGCTGCTCGCGCGCTACGCGAGCGACGACTTCACGATCGGGATGCCCGGCGACGGCAGCGTCGTCTGGACCCGCCAGACCGACCCGCCGGTCCTCCTCGTCAAACCCCGGGTGCAGGGGTCGCCGACGTCCTTCGTCGACTTCCTGCTCGCCGAGGCGCTCGTCGAGGTCGACCTCGGTGTCCCCGAGCACTTCCTCGGCTTCTTCGAGGACGGCTACCGCGACCTCGACGCGGCGGTCCCGCTCGATCCGAACGCGACCTACCAGGTCGCCGCGGCGTTGTACGACGGCTGGACGGGGCTGGCGACGCGCGAGGTCTTCACCGACTGGCACGAGGACAACCCCGCCCTCGCCGACGCCTGGCAGGACGCGGGGACGCGCCTCGAAGGGCGCGTCGCGGGCCTCCCCGGCGCCGTCGCTCGCGGGGAGACCGACGTCGCCGACGCGACGGAACTGGCCTGCGCGGCGATCAAGCACGCGATCGAACTCCCGGCGCCGTTCGCCGCGCTCGACACCGACGCCTACCGCGAGCACGGCCCGGCGTACGCGGTCCGCTGGGCCGAGAAGACCTTCGACGCGCTCGCGGAGTCGGAGGGGTAG
- a CDS encoding class I SAM-dependent methyltransferase, whose protein sequence is MPKAAPFEEHTDRYERWFEEHDDAYRSELAALRRILPTTGYGLEIGVGSGRFAAPLGMRVGIDPAEGMLERARERGIDVVRGVAEHLPFEDDAFDAALIVTTICFVDDVARTLAEADRVLDPSGSLVIGYVDEDSPVGRIYQEHKAQNPFYRDATFVSTADLVAALEAAGFTEFEFVQTIYDPPDEVDGLEPIEEGYGDGSFVGIEASR, encoded by the coding sequence ATGCCGAAAGCAGCGCCGTTCGAGGAGCACACCGACCGGTACGAGCGGTGGTTCGAGGAGCACGACGACGCGTATCGGTCCGAACTGGCGGCTCTGCGTCGCATCTTGCCGACGACTGGCTACGGACTCGAAATCGGCGTCGGAAGCGGGCGGTTCGCCGCCCCACTCGGGATGCGGGTCGGGATCGATCCGGCCGAGGGGATGCTCGAACGCGCCCGCGAGCGGGGGATCGACGTGGTCCGGGGCGTCGCCGAACACCTCCCGTTCGAAGACGACGCGTTCGACGCCGCGCTGATCGTGACGACCATCTGTTTCGTCGACGACGTCGCCCGGACGCTGGCCGAAGCCGACCGCGTCCTCGACCCGTCCGGGAGCCTCGTGATCGGATACGTCGACGAGGACAGCCCCGTCGGACGGATCTATCAGGAGCACAAAGCGCAGAACCCGTTCTACAGGGACGCGACGTTCGTCTCGACGGCCGACCTCGTCGCGGCCCTCGAAGCGGCCGGATTCACCGAGTTCGAGTTCGTCCAGACCATCTACGACCCGCCCGACGAGGTCGACGGCCTCGAACCGATCGAGGAGGGGTACGGCGACGGCTCGTTCGTCGGTATCGAGGCGAGTCGCTGA
- a CDS encoding nucleoside triphosphate pyrophosphohydrolase — MTEYGKLVRDRIPEIVREDGERPVTSVAEGDEYADRLAAKLVEEAVEFDESRDVEELADVLAVVRAILDHEGRSIERVEELRREKRAERGGFGEGIVLERVEGADGE, encoded by the coding sequence ATGACCGAGTACGGCAAACTCGTCCGCGACCGGATCCCCGAGATCGTCCGCGAGGACGGCGAGCGCCCCGTCACGAGCGTCGCCGAGGGCGACGAGTACGCCGACCGGCTGGCGGCCAAACTCGTCGAGGAGGCCGTCGAGTTCGACGAGTCGCGCGACGTCGAGGAGTTGGCCGACGTCCTGGCGGTCGTCCGCGCGATCCTCGACCACGAGGGGCGGTCGATCGAGCGGGTCGAGGAGTTACGTCGGGAGAAGCGAGCCGAACGGGGCGGATTCGGGGAAGGGATCGTGCTCGAACGCGTCGAAGGCGCCGACGGCGAGTGA
- a CDS encoding DUF7090 family protein, with amino-acid sequence MEYALEIEGTPETVPGGTSILLLHPSTGETDRFDTDFLKTDTDSFLVVSTRTTAREVRQKLEYYDVDESRAVILDTLSIERGYSRRSSDNVHYVAAPDDVDGIVHQVDRFLDAHEGKLRISFDSVTELAYYAGEEAALETVERILELLDEHDAVGLFHLSDEVHDAAVVDEFRALFDGVIDLDEDGSVDAAFR; translated from the coding sequence ATGGAGTACGCGCTCGAGATCGAGGGGACGCCAGAGACGGTGCCAGGAGGGACCAGCATCCTCCTGCTCCACCCGAGCACGGGCGAGACCGACCGCTTCGACACCGACTTCCTGAAGACCGACACCGACTCCTTTCTCGTCGTCTCCACCCGGACCACCGCACGCGAGGTGAGACAGAAACTCGAGTACTACGACGTCGACGAGTCCCGGGCGGTCATCCTCGACACGCTCAGCATCGAGCGCGGCTACTCCCGGCGGTCGAGCGACAACGTCCACTACGTCGCGGCCCCCGACGACGTCGACGGCATCGTCCACCAGGTCGACCGGTTCCTCGACGCTCACGAGGGCAAGTTGCGGATCAGTTTCGACTCGGTCACCGAACTCGCCTACTACGCCGGCGAGGAGGCCGCCCTCGAGACCGTCGAGCGCATCCTCGAACTGCTCGACGAACACGACGCCGTCGGGCTCTTTCACCTCTCCGACGAGGTCCACGACGCCGCGGTCGTCGACGAGTTCCGCGCGCTGTTCGACGGCGTGATCGACCTCGACGAGGACGGGAGCGTCGACGCGGCGTTTCGATGA
- a CDS encoding class I SAM-dependent methyltransferase gives MTVREEFDAWATDGRDRGMEERHWHTAKRALARMPVEAGDVVLDLGCGSGYAGRALREAADAGAVYGLDGSPEMARNAASYTDDPRVGYVVGDFGHLPFADDSIDHVWSMEAFYYAADPHETLEEIARVLRPGGTFYCAVNYYEENVHSHEWQDRISVEMTRWSAPEYREAFRAAGLHVAEQDNLPDREVDIPDASAFPTDDWESREAMVERYREFGTLLTVGVAP, from the coding sequence ATGACCGTCCGCGAGGAGTTCGACGCCTGGGCCACAGACGGCCGCGACAGGGGCATGGAGGAGCGCCACTGGCACACCGCGAAACGCGCGCTCGCGCGGATGCCGGTCGAAGCCGGCGACGTCGTCCTCGACCTCGGCTGTGGCAGCGGCTACGCCGGTCGCGCCCTGCGCGAGGCGGCGGACGCCGGCGCCGTCTACGGCCTCGACGGGTCGCCCGAGATGGCCCGCAACGCCGCCTCCTACACGGACGATCCGCGGGTGGGCTACGTCGTCGGCGACTTCGGCCACCTCCCGTTCGCCGACGACTCGATCGACCACGTCTGGTCGATGGAAGCGTTCTACTACGCCGCGGACCCCCACGAGACCCTCGAAGAGATCGCCCGCGTCCTCCGTCCGGGCGGTACCTTCTACTGTGCCGTCAACTACTACGAGGAGAACGTCCACTCCCACGAGTGGCAGGACCGAATTTCGGTCGAGATGACCCGCTGGAGCGCCCCCGAGTACCGCGAGGCGTTCCGGGCGGCCGGCCTACACGTCGCCGAACAGGACAACCTTCCGGACCGCGAGGTCGACATCCCGGACGCGTCCGCGTTCCCGACCGACGACTGGGAGAGCCGCGAGGCGATGGTCGAACGCTACCGCGAGTTCGGCACGCTGCTCACCGTCGGCGTCGCGCCGTAA
- a CDS encoding DUF1684 domain-containing protein, which produces MTATVSLPDDAAARTGGDREDDTAARTEGDREDDTAARTEGDREDDTAARTEGDREDDTAARTEGDREDDTEADPVTMDTTAGRVVRYLRVATFSFELEREDDDLTDGTFDLHAYQQRPGSDEPLFVPFRDKTTGQQTYEGGRYMELAPERDLEDGDEIVLDFNLAYSPFCAYSETFDCPLPPEENWLDVAIPAGEKVE; this is translated from the coding sequence GTGACCGCGACCGTTTCACTCCCGGACGACGCCGCAGCCCGAACCGGAGGTGACCGCGAGGACGACACCGCAGCGCGAACCGAAGGTGACCGCGAGGACGACACCGCAGCGCGAACCGAAGGTGACCGCGAGGACGACACCGCAGCGCGAACCGAAGGTGACCGCGAGGACGACACCGCAGCGCGAACCGAAGGTGACCGCGAGGACGACACCGAGGCGGACCCGGTGACGATGGACACCACGGCGGGCCGCGTGGTCCGCTACCTGCGGGTCGCGACGTTCTCGTTCGAACTGGAGCGCGAGGACGACGACCTGACCGACGGGACGTTCGACCTCCACGCCTACCAGCAGCGACCCGGCAGCGACGAACCGCTCTTCGTCCCGTTCCGGGACAAGACGACGGGCCAGCAGACCTACGAGGGCGGGCGGTACATGGAACTGGCCCCCGAGCGCGACCTCGAGGACGGCGACGAGATCGTCCTCGACTTCAACCTCGCGTACTCGCCGTTTTGCGCCTACAGCGAGACGTTCGACTGCCCGCTGCCGCCCGAGGAGAACTGGCTCGACGTGGCGATTCCGGCGGGCGAGAAAGTCGAGTGA
- a CDS encoding ATP-dependent DNA helicase yields MTNWRTVFGHDEPYDEQVDGIETVVETAAEGGYAVVEGACGTGKTMIALTAGIDLVRDPDTDFERVFVLTSVKQQLRQFEEDLETINADLPDDWHPVSGLTLVGKADVCPYNREGAGGIDDGNVYDRCETLRERTRDLVGEGGSTTADDLAARARGQQIGLADSGARGGGARYLETAGEPSPYPPAIPEYDDGGPAGSEVEYCPFYARYLADLPDEGTDGDAAEAVPFDFTETGLLTPEDLVARAVRHGTCPHSIMGAALGHVEVVIGNYYHAFDPTTTAAFTGALLDESTFVVCDEAHMLEPRVRDLVSEGVADATLRDAETELSRVIQPIKFEREGRRDQGGSKTADADLVRAELNDTDVSFEELEATLAFVRDLREELDRRVRAHLDRTHRGWRSEPTALDDDEIPLRDPAVPSEDEISEWAAEAGYGDATWVRAEAVGAVVERVLNEAEDEERSRAAPSVGRVLGEWYRRGHVDHFREIELERTWDESEPGDSWRRVYTARLALHNCVPSDAIGSRLSAFGGGILMSATLEPMDAFAEVTGLQYLEREEGRPVVTRRYGLHFPAENRESFAVAAPKFTYDNRGRPGEETPTRTAYADAVATVAALPGNVLVGMPSYAEAEWAADVLDDRVDKPVLVDAASDEETTESLKSEFFAGAGKVLVTSLRGTLTEGVDYRGDRLSAAVVCGVPIVNTSSPRTQAVRRAYDEEFGDVPERRSGGTSGASASDVGFEYALTVPAVRKARQAIGRVIRSPTDVGVRILLDERYARDSWDSVRPYLPADEFQPVSPDMLDLGLDRFRDRLERG; encoded by the coding sequence ATGACGAACTGGCGGACGGTGTTCGGCCACGACGAGCCCTACGACGAGCAGGTCGACGGGATCGAGACGGTCGTCGAGACCGCGGCGGAGGGTGGCTACGCCGTCGTCGAGGGCGCCTGCGGGACGGGCAAGACCATGATCGCCCTCACCGCCGGGATCGACCTCGTGCGCGACCCCGACACCGACTTCGAGCGCGTGTTCGTGCTCACGAGCGTCAAACAGCAACTGCGCCAGTTCGAGGAGGACCTGGAGACGATCAACGCCGACCTGCCCGACGACTGGCACCCCGTCTCGGGGCTCACCCTCGTCGGGAAGGCGGACGTCTGCCCGTACAACCGCGAGGGGGCCGGCGGCATCGACGACGGCAACGTCTACGACCGCTGTGAGACCCTCCGCGAGCGGACCCGCGACCTCGTCGGCGAGGGCGGGTCGACGACCGCCGACGACCTCGCCGCGCGGGCGCGCGGCCAGCAGATCGGGCTGGCCGACAGCGGCGCCCGCGGCGGCGGCGCCCGGTACCTCGAAACCGCGGGCGAACCGTCGCCGTACCCGCCGGCGATCCCCGAGTACGACGACGGCGGCCCCGCCGGGAGCGAGGTCGAGTACTGCCCGTTCTACGCGCGCTACCTCGCGGATCTGCCCGACGAGGGGACCGACGGCGACGCCGCCGAGGCGGTGCCGTTCGATTTCACCGAGACCGGCCTGCTCACCCCCGAGGACCTCGTCGCGCGCGCGGTCCGTCACGGCACCTGCCCGCACTCGATCATGGGCGCGGCCCTCGGCCACGTCGAGGTCGTGATCGGCAACTACTACCACGCGTTCGACCCGACGACGACCGCGGCGTTCACCGGCGCCTTGCTCGACGAGTCGACGTTCGTCGTCTGCGACGAGGCCCACATGCTCGAACCCCGCGTGCGCGACCTCGTCAGCGAGGGCGTCGCCGACGCCACCCTCCGGGACGCCGAGACGGAACTCTCGCGGGTCATCCAGCCGATCAAGTTCGAGCGCGAGGGGCGGCGCGATCAGGGTGGTTCGAAGACCGCCGACGCCGACCTCGTGCGCGCGGAGTTGAACGACACCGACGTCTCGTTCGAGGAACTGGAGGCGACCCTCGCGTTCGTCCGCGACCTGCGCGAGGAACTCGACCGGCGCGTGCGGGCGCACCTCGACCGGACCCACCGGGGGTGGCGGTCGGAGCCGACGGCCCTCGATGACGACGAGATTCCGCTGCGCGACCCCGCCGTCCCGTCCGAGGACGAGATCAGCGAGTGGGCCGCCGAGGCCGGCTACGGCGACGCGACCTGGGTGCGCGCGGAGGCCGTCGGCGCCGTCGTCGAGCGGGTCCTGAACGAGGCCGAGGACGAGGAGCGCTCGCGGGCGGCGCCGTCGGTCGGGCGCGTCCTCGGGGAGTGGTACCGGCGGGGCCACGTCGACCACTTCCGCGAGATCGAACTCGAACGGACCTGGGACGAGAGCGAACCGGGCGACTCCTGGCGGCGGGTCTACACCGCCCGCCTCGCGTTGCACAACTGCGTGCCGAGCGACGCCATCGGCTCGCGGCTGTCGGCGTTCGGCGGCGGGATCCTCATGAGCGCGACGCTCGAACCGATGGACGCCTTCGCGGAGGTGACCGGCCTCCAGTACCTCGAACGCGAGGAGGGCCGGCCGGTCGTCACGCGCCGGTATGGCCTGCACTTCCCCGCGGAGAACCGCGAGAGCTTCGCCGTCGCCGCCCCGAAGTTCACCTACGACAACCGGGGCCGACCCGGCGAGGAGACCCCGACCAGAACCGCCTACGCCGACGCGGTCGCGACGGTCGCCGCCCTGCCCGGGAACGTCCTCGTCGGGATGCCCAGCTACGCCGAGGCCGAGTGGGCCGCGGACGTCCTCGACGACCGCGTCGACAAGCCCGTCCTGGTCGACGCCGCGAGCGACGAGGAGACGACGGAGTCGCTCAAAAGCGAGTTCTTCGCCGGCGCGGGGAAGGTGCTCGTGACCAGCCTCCGGGGGACGCTCACCGAGGGCGTCGACTACCGCGGCGACCGCCTCTCGGCGGCGGTCGTCTGCGGCGTCCCGATCGTCAACACCTCCAGCCCGCGGACGCAGGCGGTCAGGCGAGCCTACGACGAGGAGTTCGGGGACGTCCCCGAGCGGCGCTCGGGGGGCACGTCAGGCGCGTCAGCGTCTGACGTGGGGTTCGAGTACGCCCTGACCGTCCCCGCGGTCCGGAAGGCCCGGCAGGCGATCGGTCGCGTCATCCGGAGTCCGACGGACGTCGGCGTCCGGATCCTGCTCGACGAGCGCTACGCGCGCGATAGCTGGGACTCCGTCCGGCCGTACCTGCCGGCCGACGAGTTCCAGCCCGTCAGCCCCGACATGCTGGACCTCGGCCTCGACCGGTTTCGCGACCGACTCGAACGGGGGTGA
- a CDS encoding FAD synthase, translating to MDEVTPTPTRVVAQGTFDLLHPGHAHYLEAAAAWGDELHVIVARRESVSHKSTPILPDEQRRETVAALEPVDEARLGHPSDFSVPIREIDPDVLVLGYDQHHDERAVAAALDEWGIDCRVERASGREGDGLLSSSEIKDVVRRRRPEPSVERP from the coding sequence GTGGACGAAGTGACCCCGACGCCGACGCGCGTCGTCGCACAGGGGACGTTCGACCTCCTCCACCCCGGCCACGCCCACTACCTCGAAGCGGCGGCGGCCTGGGGCGACGAACTCCACGTGATCGTCGCCCGCCGGGAGAGCGTCTCGCACAAGTCGACGCCGATCCTCCCGGACGAACAGCGCCGCGAGACGGTCGCGGCCCTGGAGCCGGTCGACGAGGCCCGCCTCGGGCACCCGTCGGACTTCTCGGTTCCGATCCGCGAGATCGACCCCGACGTGCTCGTCCTCGGCTACGACCAGCACCACGACGAGCGCGCGGTCGCCGCCGCGCTCGACGAGTGGGGGATCGACTGCCGGGTCGAGCGCGCGAGCGGCCGCGAGGGCGACGGCCTGCTCTCGAGCAGCGAGATCAAGGACGTCGTCCGTCGACGACGACCCGAACCGTCGGTCGAGCGCCCGTAG
- a CDS encoding DUF7521 family protein — MNEYTTLIAAANAATLLTGGMVLAFAYRAFRRTGSRPLQALAAGFGLIVVGSVLGGFAHLLDDVALGVAIQSLATAIGSAVLLYSLYAGRPEPTRVGTGWTK; from the coding sequence ATGAACGAGTACACGACGCTCATCGCGGCCGCGAACGCGGCGACGCTGCTCACCGGCGGCATGGTGCTGGCCTTCGCCTACCGGGCGTTCCGACGAACGGGATCGAGACCGCTACAGGCGCTAGCCGCCGGCTTCGGCCTCATCGTCGTCGGCTCCGTCCTCGGCGGCTTCGCGCACCTCCTCGACGACGTCGCCCTCGGCGTCGCGATCCAGAGCCTCGCCACGGCCATCGGCTCCGCCGTCCTGCTGTACTCGCTGTACGCCGGGCGACCGGAGCCGACGCGGGTCGGCACGGGGTGGACGAAGTGA